TCAGCAGTAAACGACAATTTCCCAATCGGAACATGAATGTTCGCGGTTTTATCCAAACGAAATTCAATCCGACCGGCTTTCGCTTCTTTGATGGCACCAGCCATCTGGTCCAATTGGACAACGGTGCCAGCTTTCGGGTTCGGCATCAAGCCGCGGGGACCAAGAACACGGCCCAAGCGACCCACGGTGCCCATCATATCAGGGGTGGCGATGGCGACATCAAAATCAGTCCATCCACCCTGGATCTTATTTACAATTTCTTCAGAGTCAGCAACGTAATCCGCACCGGCTGCGCGAGCTGCATCAGCAGCTTCACCCTGAGCAAAGACCATCACCTTGACGGATTTACCCAAGCCATTGGGCATAACAACTACGTCGCGGATCTGCTGATCTGCCTGGCGGGGGTCCAAGCTGGTTCGAATATGAACCTCAACTGTTTCATCAAAACTGGCGAAGCCAACTTCTTTCAACAAGTTAATCGCTGCCAAAGGCTCATACAAAGTATCCTTATCGATCTTTTCGCGAGCACTTAGATATTTTTTACCATGACTAGCCATGAAAACTCCTTTGTGGTTCCAACGGGC
This Chloroflexota bacterium DNA region includes the following protein-coding sequences:
- a CDS encoding 50S ribosomal protein L1, with protein sequence MASHGKKYLSAREKIDKDTLYEPLAAINLLKEVGFASFDETVEVHIRTSLDPRQADQQIRDVVVMPNGLGKSVKVMVFAQGEAADAARAAGADYVADSEEIVNKIQGGWTDFDVAIATPDMMGTVGRLGRVLGPRGLMPNPKAGTVVQLDQMAGAIKEAKAGRIEFRLDKTANIHVPIGKLSFTAEQLDENLQAFMRALRQARPAAASGNFIRRVTLTSTMGPGIKVDPYASTLTL